One Microcebus murinus isolate Inina chromosome 10, M.murinus_Inina_mat1.0, whole genome shotgun sequence DNA segment encodes these proteins:
- the NXPH4 gene encoding neurexophilin-4, with the protein MRLLPEWLLLLFGPWLLRKAVSAQIPESGRPQYLELRSATARAGSSGQQLPAPKSSDGLGAAGAWSWAWPANHTGALARAGAAGAPPAQRTKRKPSVKAARAKKIFGWGDFYFRVHTLKFSLLVTGKIVDHVNGTFSVYFRHNSSSLGNLTVSIVPPSKRVEFGGVWLPGPAPHPLQSTLALEGVLPGLGPPLGMAAAAAGPGLGGTLGGALAGPLGGALGVPGAKESRAFNCHVEYEKTNRARKHRPCLYDPSQVCFTEHTQSQAAWLCAKPFKVICIFVSFLSFDYKLVQKVCPDYNFQSDHPYFG; encoded by the coding sequence GCCGTTAGTGCCCAGATACCGGAGTCCGGAAGGCCGCAGTACCTGGAGCTGCGCTCCGCCACGGCCAGAGCCGGCTCCTCTGGCCAACAGCTCCCAGCGCCAAAGTCTTCCGACGGCCTGGGAGCCGCGGGCGCCTGGAGCTGGGCCTGGCCGGCTAACCACACGGGGGCGCTGGCCCGGGCGGGGGCGGCCGGGGCGCCGCCAGCGCAGCGAACCAAGAGGAAGCCGTCCGTCAAAGCGGCCCGCGCCAAAAAGATCTTCGGCTGGGGGGACTTCTACTTTCGGGTGCATACCCTCAAGTTCTCGCTGCTGGTGACCGGCAAGATCGTGGACCATGTGAACGGGACCTTTAGTGTGTATTTCCGCCACAACtcttccagcctgggcaacctcaCTGTCAGCATCGTGCCACCTTCCAAACGTGTCGAGTTCGGGGGCGTCTGGCTGCCTGGGCCTGCCCCGCACCCTCTGCAGTCTACGCTGGCCCTGGAGGGGGTGCTTCCTGGGCTGGGGCCCCCGCTGGGGATGGCAGCCGCAGCTGCGGGGCCTGGGCTTGGGGGCACCCTCGGGGGAGCACTGGCGGGGCCACTCGGGGGCGCGCTGGGAGTGCCTGGGGCCAAAGAGTCACGCGCTTTCAATTGCCACGTGGAGTACGAGAAGACAAACCGCGCGCGCAAGCACCGCCCGTGCCTGTACGACCCATCTCAAGTGTGCTTCACTGAGCATACGCAGAGCCAGGCCGCCTGGCTTTGTGCCAAGCCCTTCAAAGTCATCTGTATCTTCGTCTCCTTCCTCAGCTTTGACTACAAACTGGTGCAGAAGGTGTGCCCAGATTATAACTTCCAGAGCGATCACCCCTACTTTGGATAG